The following are encoded together in the Nyctibius grandis isolate bNycGra1 chromosome 5, bNycGra1.pri, whole genome shotgun sequence genome:
- the SMCO3 gene encoding single-pass membrane and coiled-coil domain-containing protein 3, which yields MALSDLLYPDNPRRRQELIHLHQELLDCMSTNCCATNELARVLNEHLGCTITHVQMRESSTVKENCDIIIRAMNEIQHQVQKIDSNMKEKLEPVLYQKLYDIKEPELEKIAIAHKVFSIVLGEATSTAGMVAIKLLGSNLITFTVSKLVSLLVQIGASVLGGISITILGLGIEMILHAILGAVERNQLLAAVRSYEKHLAEFRAASEKYQRAIREVTSLVKQQVQ from the coding sequence ATGGCGCTGAGCGACCTCCTTTACCCAGATAACCCCAGGAGAAGGCAAGAATTGATCCATCTGCACCAGGAATTGCTCGACTGCATGTCCACAAATTGCTGTGCAACAAATGAGCTGGCTAGAGTGCTGAATGAACACCTGGGCTGTACCATTACCCACGTTCAGATGAGAGAGAGCAGCACTGTCAAGGAAAACTGTGACATTATCATTCGAGCGATGAATGAGATTCAGCATCAGGTACAGAAGATTGATAGCAACATGAAGGAAAAGCTAGAGCCTGTGCTGTACCAGAAGCTGTATGACATCAAAGAGCCTGAGTTGGAGAAAATTGCAATAGCCCATAAAGTTTTTTCCATTGTTCTTGGAGAAGCAACTTCAACAGCAGGGATGGTAGCTATCAAACTACTTGGTTCCAATCTTATAACTTTCACTGTGAGCAAGCTCGTCAGTCTCCTTGTGCAGATTGGGGCATCTGTTCTTGGGGGAATCAGCATCACCATTCTCGGGCTCGGCATTGAAATGATCCTCCATGCCATCCTGGGAGCCGTGGAGAGGAATCAGCTTCTGGCAGCTGTAAGAAGCTACGAAAAGCACCTGGCTGAGTTTAGAGCAGCCTCAGAAAAATACCAGCGTGCCATACGTGAAGTGACTTCTTTGGTGAAACAGCAGGTTCAATGA
- the WBP11 gene encoding WW domain-binding protein 11 encodes MGRRSTSSTKSGKFMNPTDQARKEARKRELKKNKKQRMMVRAAVLKMKDPKQIIRDMEKLDEMEFNPVQQPQLNEKVLKDKRKKLRETFERILRLYEKENPDIYKELRKLEVEYEQKRSQLSQYFDAVKNAQHVEVESIPLPDMPHAPSNILIQDIPLPGAQPPSILKKTSAYGPPVRSISILPPPGLGIPRLPPGRKPPGPPPGPPPPQVLQMYGRKVGFTLEMAPRRREEEISYSSEAGQRGHDDDMSSTSEDEGYPEDMDQDKHDESSDDSDSDRSDADSEGEDFLHRDNDKEREGGEEKKPGHSVRFADMPGKSRKKKKNMKELTPLQAMMLRMAGQEIPEEGREVEEYSEEEEEEEESESEETSQQQEQQQLSEETLAESGSSTATSQTQQQQPPPQPVPPSQIQAPPMPGPPPLGPPPAPPLRPPGPPTGLPPGPPPGAPPFLRPPGLPGLRGPLPRLLPPGPPPGRPPGPPPGPPPGLPPGPPPRGPPPRLPPPAPPGIPPPRPGMLRPPLVPPLGPAPPGLFPPAPIPNPGVLSAPPSLIQRPKADDTSAATIEKKATATISAKPQITNPKAEITRFVPTALRVRRENKGASAASQRKQDDEPALPLTKAAPKAGSSAPISVQTKDDVYEAFMKEMEGLL; translated from the exons atggGGCGGAGATCTACATCATCCACCAAGAGTGGGAAGTTTATGAATCCCACGGATCAGGCCC GGAAGGAAGCTCGGAAAAGGGAACTGAAGAAG AACAAAAAGCAACGAATGATGGTACGAGCAGCTGTACTGAAGATGAAAGATCCAAAGCAGATTATCCGGGACATGGAAAAATTGGATGAGATGG AGTTTAACCCAGTACAGCAGCCACAACTTAATGAAAAAGTGCTAAAGGATAAACGCAAAAAACTCCGTGAGACTTTCGAGCGCATCTTGCGACTCTACGAGAAGGAGAATCCTGACATCTATAAAGAACTGCGCAAGTTGGAAGTGGAGTATGAGCAGAAGAGATCACAACTCAGCCAGTATTTTGATGCTGTCAAG aaTGCTCAGCATGTTGAGGTGGAAAGTATACCCTTACCAGATATGCCACATGCTCCCTCTAACATCCTCATACAGGACATTCCCCTTCCAGGGGCCCAACCACCTTCTATCCTCAAGAAGACATCAGCCTATGg GCCACCAGTTCGGTCCATTTCTATACTTCCTCCTCCTGGGCTTGGTATTCCACGTTTACCTCCAGGCAGAAAGCCCCCTGGACCTCCTCCAGGGCCACCCCCACCTCAAGTCCTACAGATGTATGGCCGTAAAGTGGGTTTCACCTTGGAGATGGCTCCTCGAAGGCGAGAAGAGGAGATTTCTTACAGTTCTGAAGCAG GACAGCGAGGGCATGATGACGATATGTCCAGTACCAGTGAAGATGAAGGTTATCCTGAGGATATGGATCAAGACAAGCATGATGAGAGTAGTGATGATAGTGACAGCGATAGGTCAGATGCAGACAGTGAAGGCGAGGACTTCCTGCATCGTGATAATGACAAGGAGAGGGAAGGTGGTGAAGAGAAGAAACCAG GTCATAGCGTACGGTTTGCAGACATGCCTGGGAAGTCacgaaaaaagaaaaagaacatgaaagaaCTGACTCCACTCCAGGCCATGATGTTACGAATGGCAG GTCAGGAAATTccagaagaagggagagaagtgGAAGAATAttcagaagaggaggaggaggaagaggagtcAGAGTCTGAAGAGACGTCACAACAACAAGAGCAACAACAACTCAGTGAAGAAACTCTTGCAGAGTCTGGGTCATCTACTGCAACCTCTCAGACACAACAGCAGCAACCGCCTCCACAGCCTGTTCCTCCATCTCAGATACAGGCACCTCCTATGCCTGGGCCACCTCCACTAGGAccacctccagcccctccaCTGAGGCCCCCAGGCCCACCCACTGGCCTTCCTCCTGGCCCTCCACCAG GAGCGCCTCCGTTCCTGAGACCTCCTGGCTTACCAGGACTGCGTGGGCCTTTACCTCGACTTCTGCCACCGGGCCCTCCACCTGGGCGACCACCTGGCCCTCCCCCAGGCCCCCCACCAGGTCTGCCCCCAGGTCCTCCTCCACGTGGGCCTCCTCCTCGCctgccccctcctgccccaccgg GCATCCCTCCTCCTCGCCCAGGCATGTTACGGCCACCTCTAGTGCCTCCATTAGGACCTGCCCCACCTGGGCTCTTCCCACCAGCTCCCATTCCTAATCCTGGGGTACTGAGTGCCCCACCCAGCTTGATTCAGCGCCCCAAGGCGGATGACACCAGTGCAGCCACCATTGAGAAGAAAGCTACGGCCACTATCAGTGCCAAGCCGCAGATCACTAACCCCAAAGCAGAGATCACTCgctttgtgcccactgccttgCGAGTGCGCCGAGAGAATAAAGGGGCTTCAGCTGCCTCCCAGAGAAAACAGGATGATGAGCCTGCTCTCCCATTAACCAAAGCTGCCCCTAAGGCTGGATCATCTGCCCCTATCTCTGTACAGACAAAGGATGACGTGTATGAAGCCTTCATGAAGGAAATGGAAGGTCTCCTGTGA
- the LOC137663679 gene encoding histone H2A, with the protein MSGRGKQGGKARAKAKSRSSRAGLQFPVGRVHRLLRKGNYAERVGAGAPVYLAAVLEYLTAEILELAGNAARDNKKTRIIPRHLQLAIRNDEELNKLLGKVTIAQGGVLPNIQAVLLPKKTDSHKAKSK; encoded by the coding sequence ATGTCCGGCCGCGGGAAGCAGGGCGGGAAGGCGCGGGCTAAGGCCAAATCGCGCTCGTCGCGGGCCGGGCTGCAGTTCCCCGTGGGCCGCGTGCACCGGCTGCTGCGCAAGGGCAATTACGCGGAGCGGGTGGGCGCCGGCGCCCCGGTGTACCTGGCGGCCGTGCTGGAGTACCTGACGGCCGAGATCCTGGAGCTGGCCGGCAACGCGGCCCGCGACAACAAGAAGACGCGCATCATCCCGCGCCACCTGCAGCTGGCCATCCGCAACGACGAGGAGCTCAACAAGCTGCTGGGCAAGGTGACCATCGCGCAGGGCGGGGTTCTGCCCAATATCCAGGCCGTACTGTTGCCCAAGAAAACAGACAGCCACAAGGCAAAGAGCAAGTAA
- the LOC137664392 gene encoding histone H1 → MSETAPVAAPAVSAPGAKAAAKKPKKAAGSSKARKPAGPSVTELITKAVSASKERKGLSLAALKKALAAGGYDVEKNNSRIKLGLKSLVGKGTLVQTKGTGASGSFKLNKKPGETKEKATKKKPVAKPKKPAAKKPASAAKKPKKAAAAVKKSPKKAKKPAAAAAKKATKSPKKAAKAGRPKKAAKSPAKAKAVKPKAAKPKAAKPKAAKAKKAAPKKK, encoded by the coding sequence ATGTCGGAGACCGCGCCTGTTGCTGCTCCCGCTGTATCTGCTCCAGGAGCAAAAGCTGCCGCTAAGAAGCCGAAGAAGGCGGCCGGCAGCTCCAAAGCCCGCAAGCCCGCCGGCCCCAGCGTCACCGAGCTGATCACCAAGGCCGTGTCCGCCTCCAAAGAGCGCAAGGGGCTCTCACTCGCCGCCCTCAAGAAGGCGCTGGCCGCCGGCGGCTACGATGTGGAGAAGAACAACAGCCGCATCAAGCTGGGGCTCAAGAGTCTTGTCGGCAAGGGCACCCTGGTGCAGACCAAGGGCACCGGCGCCTCTGGGTCTTTCAAGCTGAACAAAAAACCGGGTGAGACAAAGGAAAAGGCAACCAAGAAGAAGCCTGTAGCCAAACCGAAGAAGCCGGCGGCCAAGAAGCCTGCTAGCGCTGCTAAGAAGCCCAagaaggcggcggcggcggtgaaGAAGAGCCCCAAGAAAGCCAAGAAGCCGGCGGCTGCAGCGGCCAAGAAGGCGACCAAGAGCCCCAAAAAAGCTGCCAAGGCAGGGCGCCCCAAGAAGGCAGCGAAGAGCCCAGCCAAGGCGAAGGCGGTGAAGCCCAAAGCGGCCAAGCCCAAGGCAGCCAAGCCGAAAGCggccaaggcaaagaaggcggCGCCCAAAAAGAAGTAA
- the LOC137664210 gene encoding histone H2B 1/2/3/4/6, translated as MPEPAKSAPAPKKGSKKAVTKTQKKGDKKRKKSRKESYSIYVYKVLKQVHPDTGISSKAMGIMNSFVNDIFERIAGEASRLAHYNKRSTITSREIQTAVRLLLPGELAKHAVSEGTKAVTKYTSSK; from the coding sequence ATGCCTGAGCCGGCCAAGTCCGCCCCCGCGCCCAAGAAGGGTTCTAAGAAAGCCGTTACTAAGACGCAGAAAAAGGGCGACAAGAAGCGCAAGAAGAGCCGCAAGGAGAGCTACTCGATCTACGTGTACAAGGTGCTGAAGCAGGTGCACCCCGACACGGGCATCTCGTCCAAGGCCATGGGCATCATGAACTCCTTTGTTAACGACATTTTCGAGCGCATCGCGGGCGAGGCGTCGCGCCTGGCGCACTACAACAAGCGCTCCACCATCACCTCGCGGGAGATCCAGACGGCcgtgaggctgctgctgcctggcgAGCTGGCCAAGCACGCCGTCTCCGAGGGCACCAAGGCTGTCACCAAGTACACCAGCTCCAAGTAG
- the LOC137664172 gene encoding histone H4, whose amino-acid sequence MSGRGKGGKGLGKGGAKRHRKVLRDNIQGITKPAIRRLARRGGVKRISGLIYEETRGVLKVFLENVIRDAVTYTEHAKRKTVTAMDVVYALKRQGRTLYGFGG is encoded by the coding sequence ATGTCTGGTAGAGGCAAGGGTGGGAAGGGGCTCGGCAAGGGGGGCGCCAAGCGCCACCGCAAGGTGCTGCGCGACAACATCCAGGGCATTACCAAGCCGGCCATCCGGCGCCtggctcggcgcggcggcgtGAAGCGCATCTCGGGGCTCATCTACGAGGAGACGCGCGGCGTGCTGAAGGTGTTTCTGGAGAACGTGATCCGTGATGCCGTCACCTACACGGAGCACGCCAAGAGGAAGACAGTCACGGCCATGGACGTGGTGTACGCCCTGAAGCGCCAGGGACGCACCCTCTACGGCTTTGGCGGCTAA
- the LOC137664000 gene encoding histone H3, giving the protein MARTKQTARKSTGGKAPRKQLATKAARKSAPATGGVKKPHRYRPGTVALREIRRYQKSTELLIRKLPFQRLVREIAQDFKTDLRFQSSAVMALQEASEAYLVGLFEDTNLCAIHAKRVTIMPKDIQLARRIRGERA; this is encoded by the coding sequence ATGGCGCGCACGAAGCAGACAGCGCGTAAGTCGACCGGCGGGAAGGCGCCCCGCAAGCAGCTGGCCACCAAGGCGGCCCGCAAGAGCGCGCCGGCCACGGGCGGCGTGAAGAAGCCGCACCGTTACCGGCCCGGCACGGTGGCGCTGCGCGAGATCCGGCGCTACCAGAAGTCGACGGAGCTGCTGATCCGCAAGCTGCCCTTCCAGCGCCTGGTGCGCGAGATCGCGCAGGACTTCAAGACCGACCTGCGCTTCCAGAGCTCGGCCGTGATGGCGCTGCAAGAGGCGAGCGAGGCGTACCTGGTGGGGCTCTTCGAGGACACCAACCTGTGCGCCATCCACGCCAAGCGCGTCACCATCATGCCCAAGGACATCCAGCTGGCGCGCCGCATCCGCGGCGAGCGCGCCTAG